One Calliopsis andreniformis isolate RMS-2024a chromosome 9, iyCalAndr_principal, whole genome shotgun sequence genomic window carries:
- the LOC143182865 gene encoding uncharacterized protein LOC143182865 isoform X1, translated as MVTDRVPWHLPMRDLAGNEAGVIARTCETILPSFLPLLEFIFAYSPDFWRTANDGGGDPGSPTTRHGAGRSLGDGTRSDALDGHDRDHGARFAVHCSAIDDGSACTVAPGLCHGRADVTSARVLRWNWKIGNC; from the exons ATGGTAACCGATAGAGTACCGTGGCACCTGCCGATGCGTGATCTTGCAGGGAACGAGGCAGGGGTAATTGCAAGGACCTGCGAGACTATCCTTCCTTCTTTTCTACCGCTACTCGAGTTTATATTTGCGT ACTCACCTGACTTCTGGAGGACGGCGAACGATGGCGGTGGCGATCCTGGCTCGCCGACGACGAGGCATGGTGCCGGTAGATCCTTGGGCGACGGGACGAGGTCGGATGCGCTAGACGGTCACGATCGCGATCACGGTGCCCGTTTTGCCGTCCACTGCTCGGCGATCGACGATGGCTCCGCTTGTACCGTCGCTCCTGGCTTGTGCCACGGTCGTGCTGACGTGACCTCAGCACGCGTTCTCCGCTGGAAttggaaaattgggaattgttaG
- the LOC143182865 gene encoding uncharacterized protein LOC143182865 isoform X2, whose amino-acid sequence MQFVELFVGTVVTEYVNNIGYFWCTKMILSHIRPFVYHTIKAHRVNETANIGPPKAVLTLYIQMTRITYNDPQTHTMQNKRGGKGEQERHDCIYHRAD is encoded by the exons ATGCAATTTGTGGAGTTATTTGTTGGTACTGTTGTCACtgaatatgtaaataatattg GGTACTTCTGGTGTACAAAGATGATCTTGAGCCACATACGTCCCTTTGTTTATCACACGATAAAGGCTCATCGAGTGAATGAAACTGCGAATATTGGGCCACCGAAGGCCGTCTTAACGTTATACATACAAATGACACGAATTACTTATAACGACCCTCAG ACACATACAATGCAAAACAAAAGAGGAGGAAAAGGAGAACAGGAAAGGCACGACTGTATCTACCATCGCGCAGATTAA
- the LOC143182865 gene encoding uncharacterized protein LOC143182865 isoform X3: MQFVELFVGTVVTEYVNNIGYFWCTKMILSHIRPFVYHTIKAHRVNETANIGPPKAVLTLYIQMTRITYNDPQVTMIGPP, translated from the exons ATGCAATTTGTGGAGTTATTTGTTGGTACTGTTGTCACtgaatatgtaaataatattg GGTACTTCTGGTGTACAAAGATGATCTTGAGCCACATACGTCCCTTTGTTTATCACACGATAAAGGCTCATCGAGTGAATGAAACTGCGAATATTGGGCCACCGAAGGCCGTCTTAACGTTATACATACAAATGACACGAATTACTTATAACGACCCTCAG GTGACAATGATTGGACCACCCTGA